The genomic window TCTCACCTGAGTTCCAGGTTGCGTTCAATACGGTCAAGGGATCGGTGCCGGTACGAACCGATATCTCTGACGAGGCGTTTGATGCCTGCGGCAAGAAAGCCATGGCGGATCTGCGTGAGGCGGTAACCAAGGACACACTGGTGGGCAGCATGGCTCACGGTCATGCGGCTCCTGCTGCGGTCAAGAGTGCGCTCTACGACGTGGTAACTGCCCACTTTAACGGCACCATGTCCTCGGATGAGGCCGTCACACAGCTGGCAGCTTCCATCCAGAACGCTTTCTGATAGTCGTTACAAGGCGCTCGCGCCGTGCGGACCAGGCTCTAATCTGGCAGTGCGAGCGCGACCTCTACTATAAAAGCAGGAAAGTGTTATGAAACAACTTGTCGATCAGGCGCCGGCAGTGAGCCGCGCGGACAAAGGTTCCGACAGGGCTATTGGCTGGTTGCAGGAGCAGCTGCCCAAGCTCGTGCTGGCGCCGTCTTTTGCTGTGATTGTGCTGTTCGTTTACGGCTTTATTCTGTGGACGGTTTATTTGTCTTTTAGTGCCTCACGTATGCTGCCCAACTATTCCTGGGCGGGTTTGACGCAGTGGGACCGCCTTTGGAACACACTAACCTGGCAGATTGCGCTAGATAACCTGGCGGTCTTTAGTGTGCTCTACATCGTGCTTTGTCTTGTTATCGGGCTGACACTGGCGATCCTGCTGGATCAGAAAATACGTGTCGAGGGTGGTTTGCGTACCCTCTATCTGTATCCGATGGCATTGAGCTTTATCGTCACTGGTACCGCCTGGAAGTGGTTCCTTAACCCCGGGCTGGGCTTGGAACGTTCCATGCGTGAGTGGGGCTTTGACGACTTTACTTTCGACTGGCTGATTAACCCGGACATGGCGATCTACACCGTGGTAATTGCCGGGGTCTGGCAGGCGTCGGGGTTTGTGATGGCCATGTTCCTGGCGGGCCTGCGAGGTATTGATAATGAGATTCTGAAAGCGGCCCAGATCGATGGTGCACCGGCCTGGAAGATCTATACCCGCATTATCATTCCGCAGCTCGGCCCGGTATTCATGAGTGCGTTCGTGGTACTGCTGCATCTGGCCATCAAGAGTTTCGATCTCGTTATCGCCCTGACCGGCGGCGGGCCAGGGAATGCGACCGAGTTGCCGGCAACCTTTATGTACTCCTACTCCTTTACCCGCAACCAGATCGGTGTTGGTGCCGCGAGTGCCGTGTTCATGCTGATGACCATCGCCGCGATCATCGTGCCCTATCTTTACTCGGAACTTAAAGGAGGCCGCAAATGAGCGCCCCATCCCAAGACAATGCCCTGCGCTCGGCGATCTACTGGCGAGCGCTGATTTATAGCGTGCTGATCGTGATTGCTGTGATCTACCTAGCGCCGTTGTTTGTGATGGTGGTGACGTCGCTGAAGTCGCTGGACGAGATACGTTCCGGCAACATGATGTCTCTGCCGATCGAGGTCACTTTCGAGCCCTGGATTCAGGCATGGAGTTCGGCCTGCCTGGGGCTGGAGTGCTCCGGTATTAAGGGTTTTTTCTGGAACAGCATAAAGATGGTGGTTCCCGCTGTGGCTATATCCGCCGTGCTGGGTGCCTTCAACGGTTATGTGCTGACCAAGTGGCGTTTTCGTGGCCATAACATCATCTTTGGAATGATGTTGTTTGCCTGTTTCATACCGTTTCAGATCGTCCTGCTTCCTATGTCCCAGGTTCTAGGCTTTCTCGGGCTAGCCAATACGACCTCCGGGCTGGTATTGGTGCATGTGGTGTACGGGCTGGGCTTTACCACACTGTTTTTCCGTAACTATTACGAAGCCTTTCCGAATGAACTGATTCGGGCGGCGATCATGGACGGCGCAGGATTTTTTACCATCTTCAAGCGGGTATTGCTGCCGAGTTCCGGTCCGATATTGGTGGTGTCGGTTATCTGGCAGTTCACCAATATTTGGAATGACTTTATCTTCGGTGCCTCTTTCGCTTCGGGCGACAGTGCGCCTATTACCGTGGCCCTGAATAACCTGGTCAACAGTTCCACCGGGGTTAAGGAATACAACGTGCACATGGCTGCGGCCATTACTGCCGCATTGCCCACCCTGCTGGTGTACGTTGTTGCCGGACGTTACTTTGTACGCGGCCTGATGGCCGGATCAGTGAAAGGATAATAATTATGAGCTTTCTGAATATCGACAACGTCATCAAGCATTACCAGGACGTGGAAGTTCTCAAACGCATCAATATAGAAATCAACAAGGGGGACTTCCTCGTGCTGGTCGGCCCGTCGGGTTGCGGCAAGTCGACATTGCTCAACATGATCGCGGGTCTGGATGAGATCACCGATGGCGAGATCAGTATCAACGGGCGGGCCATGAAGGGTGTACATCCGTCGAAGCGGGATATTGCCATGGTGTTTCAGTCCTATGCACTGTATCCCAACATGACGGTGGAAAAGAACATCAGCTTTGGCCTGGAAATGCGTAAGCTGCCTAAATCTGACCGGGACGCCGCCGTGGCAAGGGTGGCCAAGATGCTGCAAATCGAGCCGCTGCTCAAACGCAAGCCCTCTCAGCTTTCCGGCGGTCAGCGCCAACGCGTGGCCATGGGGCGTGCCCTGGTGCGAGACCCCCAAGTGTTTCTGTTCGATGAGCCACTTTCCAACCTTGATGCCAAGCTGCGGGTGGACATGCGTACCGAGATCAAGCTACTGCATCAGCGCCTGGGCGCCACCATTGTGTATGTAACCCACGACCAGATTGAAGCCATGACCCTGGCGACCAAAATCGCGGTTATGAATGGTGGTGTGGTACAGCAGTTTGGTACGCCGGAAGAGATCTACCATAACCCGGTGAATACCTTTGTTGCCGGCTTCATGGGGTCGCCGTCAATGAATCTGGTCACCGGCAAGGTGGTCAAGGTTGAAGGCCGGCTGAACTTTGAAATTGATACCGCCGAGGCGGGCCGACCGCTGCTGTTACCCGTGGGGCGTGACAACACGGCGGTTGAGAAGTACCTCAATCAGACCGTCACGGTGGGCCTGCGGCCAGAAACCATTACAGACCCTGAAAGTGCCAACCGCACAGAGGGCGTGATTCATGAGGCCGGGCTGCGGGTGGAGCTGACCGAGCCCACCGGTGCCGACATGTTTGTTGTCACCCATCTGGGCGGTGTTGAGGTGGTAGGGCGGATGCGCAGCCGAGCTTCCGCCCATGCTGGCAGCGAGGCGCGCTTTGCCTTTGATGTGTCGCAAATCGTCGCCTTCGATCTCGCCACCGGCGATCGTATTTGCTAGTCGGAGTCATACAGTGGGCAGCAATATCATGGGTGAATCTACGGACTCAGTGTACGACATCGTGATTATCGGTTCTGGGATCGGCGGTTCAACCCTGCTGAACCGTTTGGCCGACAGCGGCGCCAGGATTCTAATGATAGAGCGGGGTCAGCCGCTGGCCGACTCGGCGGATGCCAGGGACAGCCAGGCCATCTTTTTTGACGGCCGGTTTCGCCCCCAGGAGCAGTGGCTGGATGGCAACGGCGAGTTGTTCAATCCCGGTAATTACTATTACTTGGGTGGTAACTCCAAGTTCTATGGTGCTGTCATGCTGCGCTACCGGGAGGAGGATTTTGGCGAGCTCAAGTTTGACGAGGGTATATCGCCAGCCTGGCCGTTCGATTATGCACAGCTCGCGCCCTACTACCAGCAGGCCGAAGCTTTGTATCGGGTGCGCGGAAACGAAGGTGAAGACAGCTGCGAACCTTCGGGTGCCAAGGGCTATGTCGGACCTGCAGTAGCGGATGAGACCGATATTGCTGGGGTGCGGGAGCGTCTGCACAGGGTCGGTGTCAGGCCCTTCAGCCTGCCGTTGGCACTGGATATCGACCGTTGGCTGGCACGGGGCAATACGCCCTGGGACGCCTTCCCCGATACGGGCTGCGGCAAGATGGATGCCGAGGCTGCGGCCCTGCGGCCGGTGCTTGAGCATCCCAATGTCA from Marinobacterium aestuarii includes these protein-coding regions:
- a CDS encoding carbohydrate ABC transporter permease, yielding MKQLVDQAPAVSRADKGSDRAIGWLQEQLPKLVLAPSFAVIVLFVYGFILWTVYLSFSASRMLPNYSWAGLTQWDRLWNTLTWQIALDNLAVFSVLYIVLCLVIGLTLAILLDQKIRVEGGLRTLYLYPMALSFIVTGTAWKWFLNPGLGLERSMREWGFDDFTFDWLINPDMAIYTVVIAGVWQASGFVMAMFLAGLRGIDNEILKAAQIDGAPAWKIYTRIIIPQLGPVFMSAFVVLLHLAIKSFDLVIALTGGGPGNATELPATFMYSYSFTRNQIGVGAASAVFMLMTIAAIIVPYLYSELKGGRK
- a CDS encoding carbohydrate ABC transporter permease, coding for MSAPSQDNALRSAIYWRALIYSVLIVIAVIYLAPLFVMVVTSLKSLDEIRSGNMMSLPIEVTFEPWIQAWSSACLGLECSGIKGFFWNSIKMVVPAVAISAVLGAFNGYVLTKWRFRGHNIIFGMMLFACFIPFQIVLLPMSQVLGFLGLANTTSGLVLVHVVYGLGFTTLFFRNYYEAFPNELIRAAIMDGAGFFTIFKRVLLPSSGPILVVSVIWQFTNIWNDFIFGASFASGDSAPITVALNNLVNSSTGVKEYNVHMAAAITAALPTLLVYVVAGRYFVRGLMAGSVKG
- a CDS encoding ABC transporter ATP-binding protein, which translates into the protein MSFLNIDNVIKHYQDVEVLKRINIEINKGDFLVLVGPSGCGKSTLLNMIAGLDEITDGEISINGRAMKGVHPSKRDIAMVFQSYALYPNMTVEKNISFGLEMRKLPKSDRDAAVARVAKMLQIEPLLKRKPSQLSGGQRQRVAMGRALVRDPQVFLFDEPLSNLDAKLRVDMRTEIKLLHQRLGATIVYVTHDQIEAMTLATKIAVMNGGVVQQFGTPEEIYHNPVNTFVAGFMGSPSMNLVTGKVVKVEGRLNFEIDTAEAGRPLLLPVGRDNTAVEKYLNQTVTVGLRPETITDPESANRTEGVIHEAGLRVELTEPTGADMFVVTHLGGVEVVGRMRSRASAHAGSEARFAFDVSQIVAFDLATGDRIC